One Alligator mississippiensis isolate rAllMis1 chromosome 1, rAllMis1, whole genome shotgun sequence genomic window carries:
- the LOC102563959 gene encoding zinc finger protein 721, with product MQAMQPPCEAELPSATPQLAPRDELPTPGPWRQLFRGLRYREAEGPRRICSHLRELCRRWLEPQCRSKEQILELVVLEQFLAILPLEMRSWVCRCHVETCTQAVALAEGFQLGQAEDEKPQVTVRVKVEEGSSDQMQPPGALLEFDDSQVLQLKVHHKDRPLEEAGDQENPEPEVELPHVPKEEPSPNLDPGTGALSRADQQPPKEGPVNLDLQRPSTGRRGQSGSLTPGLGQLQEGQGRPAKQGQSMELREVFEDVAVYFTREEWELLEEEDKGLYQDQMLRNHQALVSLGYQGLAPDLICRIQRGQVELWVCDDEDRGEMQKSEDVLPGHAWLLSRTEEQAPEEGPGKLEPPWASLGSMGEVDSLSPEKDQWHKGQGMPPKQENIAVNVVPSLVGHLSEEGKEARKSPRCRDEYVMLRHLKRQKAKVHCRETLHPRQGSVGGLRGKQELTAKPIGRAHSCTECRKSFSCPLLLALHKIRHTGEKPHVRATCGKSFTCLSTLPAHHQIHSGQLPHRFTKRGKSIVLLKTQDVHRKKHQYCCVTCGKTFTHFFSLVQHRRMHLGRKTHHCKECRKNFISWQALSQHRCVRRRQQPHCCTKCGKSFRQPSSLARHRCMQTREKPHHCFVCGKSFISSYKLAQHQVIHTGEKPHQCSACGKSFTHSSTLARHQRIHTQEKSYQCSECGKRFSYSSQLAHHQRIHTGEKPYQCSECGKSFILSSNLDQHKRVHTGEKPHQCSECGKSFSYSSNLVRHQRIHTGEKPYQCSVCGKSFSCSSDLAKHKNIHTGEKPYQCSVCGKSFSRSSSLASHQHIHTGEKPYQCSECGKCFSSSSYLAQHQRIHTGEKPYQCSEYGENFILSSNLAQHKHIHTGKKPYQCSECGKSFSSSSYLAQHQRIHTGEKPYQCSECGKSFSYSSNLVRHQRVHTGEKPYQCSVCGKSFSCSSDLAKHKNIHTGEKPYQCSECGKSFSRSSSLASHQHIHTGEKTYQCSDCGKSFSSSSYLAQHQRIHTGEKPYQCSEYGENFILSSNLAQHKHIHTGEKPHQCSECGKSFSSSFHLAQHQRIHTGEKPYQCSECGKSFSYSSNLVRHQRIHTGEKPYLCSVCGKSFSCSSNLTKHKHIHTGKKPYHCSECGKSFSCSSSLASHQHIHTGEKPYQCSDCGKSFSSSSSLAQHQRIHTGEKPYECSECGKSFSYSSHLAEHQRIHTGEKPYPCSECGKSFTQSSHLAMHRRIHTGEKPYQCSECGKSFSSSSQLAHHQRIHTGEKPYQCSECGKSFSCSSSLASHQHIHTGEKPYPCSECGKSFTQSSHLAKHQRIHTGEKPYQCSMCGKSFSSSSQLAHHQRIHTGEKPYQCSECGKSFSYSSNLAEHQRIHTGEKPYQCSECGKSFRYSSDLAKHQRIHTGEQPYQCSQCGKSFSSSSQLAKHQRIHTGEKPYQCSECRKSFSYFSSLARHKRIHTGEKPHQCSECGKRFSYSSLLFQHRRVHTGKKPYHCSQCGKSFSSSSSLASHQRIHTGEKPHQCSECGKRFILSSNLAQHKRIHTGEKPYQCSECGKSFSFSSNLVRHQRVHTGEKPYRCSECGKSFSYSSDLAKHQLIHTGERT from the exons atgcaggccatgcagcccccttgcGAGGCCGAGCTCCCCTCCgcgaccccacagctggcaccgcgggatgagctccccaccccagggcccTGGCGCCAGCTCTTCCGTGGCCTGCGCTACCGGGAAGCTGAGGGCCCACGGAGGATTTgcagccacctgcgggagctgtgccggcgctggctggagccccagtgccgcagcaaggagcagatcctggagctggtggtgctggagcagttcctggccatcctgcccctggAGATGCGGAGCTGGGTGTGCAGGTGCCACGTGGAGACCTGCacccaggccgtggccctggctgaggggtttcagctggggcaggcagaggatgagAAGCCCCAG GTCACCGTGCGTGTGAAGGTCGAGGAGGGGTCCTCAGACCAGATGCAGCCCCCGGGGGCCCTGCTGGAGTTTGATGATTCCCAGGTGCTGCAGCTGAAGGTTCATCATAAGGACAGGCCTCTGGAGGAAGCAGGAGATCAGGAAAACCCAGAGCCCGAGGTCGAGCTGCCCCATGTCCCCAAAGAGGAGCCCTCGCCCAACCTGGACCCAG GCACTGGGGCCCTGAGCAGAGCGGATCAGCAGCCTCCCAAGGAAGGGCCTGTAAACCTGGATCTGCAGAGACCCTCCACAGGGAGACGGGGACAAAGCGGCTCCCTGAcgcctgggctgggccagctgcaggaggggcagggcaggccggcgaagcaggggcagagcatggag ctccgggaggtgtttgaggacgtggcagtgtatttcacacgggaggagtgggagctgctggaagaggaagacaaggggctttaccaggaccagatgctgaggaaccaccaagccctcgtttccctgg GATATCAAGGCCTTGCCCCTGActtgatctgccgcatccagcgaggacaggtggagctctgggtctgtgatgatgaggaccgTGGGGAAATGCAGAAGTCAGAGgacgtgctgccag gacatgcctggttgctgagcagaactgaggagcaggctcctgaggaagggcctggaaagctggagccaccatgggcttccctggggagtatgggtgaggtggattccctgagCCCAGAGAAGGACCAGTGGCACAAGGGTCAGGGGATGCCCCCAAAGCAGGAGAATATAGCAGTGAATGTGGTCCCATCTCTAGTTGGGCATTTgagtgaagaagggaaagaagcaagaaaaagcccaaggtgcagggatgaatatgtcatgctgagacacctgaagaggcagaaagcaaaggtgCACTGCAGAGAGACACTGCATCCAAGGCAAGGCAGTGTGGggggcctcagagggaagcaggaaCTCACTGCCAAGCCCATAGGGAGAGCCCACTCCTGCACTGAGTGCAGGAAAAGTTTtagctgccccttgctcctggctCTCCACAAGATAaggcacactggggagaagccccatgtacGCGCCacatgtgggaagagcttcacctgcctctcgaccctgcctgctcaccaccagatccattctggacagctcccccaccgcttcaccaaaagggggaagagcATTGTGCTGCTCAAAACCCAGGATGTGCACAGGAAGAAGCATCAGTACTGCTGCGTCACATGTGGtaagaccttcacccatttcttctccctggttcagcacCGTCGCATGCATTTGGGGAGGAAGACACACCACTGCAAAGaatgcaggaagaacttcattagCTGGCAAGCCCTGTCCCAACACCGGTGTGTgcggaggaggcagcagccacactgctgcacaaagtgtgggaagagcttcaggcagccctccagcctggccaggcacaggtgcatgcagaCACGGGAGAAGCCTCATCATTGctttgtgtgtgggaagagcttcatctccTCCTACAAGCTGGCCCAACACCAggttatccacacaggggagaagccacatcagtgctctgcgtgtgggaagagcttcacccactcTTCCActctggcccggcaccagcgcattCACACGCAAGAGAAgtcatatcagtgctctgagtgtgggaaaagGTTCAGTTATTCCTCCCAACTGGCCCaccaccagcgcatccacacaggggagaagccatatcagtgctctgagtgtgggaagagcttcatcctATCCTCCAACCTGGACCAGCACAAGCGGgttcacacaggggagaagccacatcagtgctctgagtgtgggaagagcttcagttattcctccAACCTTgtccggcaccagcgcatccacacaggggagaagccatatcagtgctctgtgtgtgggaagagtttcagttGTTCCTCCGACCTGGCCAAGCATAAAaacatccacacaggagagaagccatatcagtgctctgtgtgtgggaagagcttcagtcgTTCCTCCTCGCTGGCCAGCCACCAGCACAttcacacaggagagaagccatatcagtgctctgagtgtgggaaatGCTTCAGTTCTTCCTcctacctggcccagcaccagcgcatccacacaggggagaagccatatcagtgctctgagtatgGGGAGAACTTCATCCTGtcctccaacctggcccagcacaagcacattcacacagggaagaagccatatcagtgctctgagtgtgggaagagcttcagttcttcctcctacctggcccagcaccagcgcatccacacaggggagaagccatatcagtgctctgagtgtgggaagagcttcagttattcctccAACCTTGTCCGGCACCAGcgcgtccacacaggggagaagccatatcagtgctctgtgtgtgggaagagtttcagttGTTCCTCCGACCTGGCCAAGCATAAGaacatccacacaggagagaagccatatcagtgctctgagtgtgggaagagtttcagtcGTTCCTCCTCGCTGGCCAGCCACCAGCACATTCACACAGGAGAGAAGACATATCAGTGCTCTGACTGTGGGAAAAGTTTCAGTTCTTCCTcctacctggcccagcaccagcgcatccacacaggggagaagccatatcagtgctctgagtatgGGGAGAACTTCATCCTAtcctccaacctggcccagcacaagcacattcacacaggggagaagccacatcagtgctctgagtgtgggaagagcttcagttcttCCTTCCacttggcccagcaccagcgcatccacacaggggagaagccatatcagtgctctgagtgtgggaagagcttcagttattcctccAACCTGgtccggcaccagcgcatccacacaggggagaagccatatctatgctctgtgtgtgggaagagtttcagttGTTCCTCCAACCTGACCAAACATAAGCACATCCACACAGGAAAGAAGCCATATcattgctctgagtgtgggaagagtttcagttGTTCCTCCTCGCTGGCCAGCCACCAGCACATTCACACGggagagaagccatatcagtgctctgactgtgggaaaagcttcagttcttcctcctccctggcccagcaccagcgcatccacacaggggagaagccatatgagtgctctgagtgtgggaagagcttcagttattcctccCACTTGGCcgagcaccagcgcatccacacaggggagaagccatatccgtgctctgagtgtgggaagagcttcacccaatcctcccacctggccatgcaccggcgcatccacacaggggagaagccatatcagtgctctgagtgtgggaaaagcttcagttCTTCCTCCCAACTGGCCCatcaccagcgcatccacacaggggagaagccatatcagtgctctgagtgtgggaagagtttcagttGTTCCTCCTCGCTGGCCAGCCACCAGCACATTCACACGGGAGAGAAGCCATATCcatgctctgagtgtgggaagagcttcacccaatcctcccacctggccaagcaccagcgcatccacacaggggagaagccgtaTCAGTGCTCTATGTGTGGAAAAAGCTTCAGTTCTTCCTCCCAACTGGCCCatcaccagcgcatccacacaggggagaagccatatcagtgctctgagtgtgggaaaagcttcagttATTCCTCCAACCTGGCcgagcaccagcgtatccacacaggggagaagccatatcagtgctctgagtgtgggaaaagcttcagatATTCCTCCGACCTGgccaagcaccagcgcatccacacaggggagcagccatatcagtgctctcagtgtgggaagagcttcagttcttCCTCCCAGCTGGCcaagcaccagcgtatccacacaggggagaagccatatcagtgctctgagtgtcggaagagcttcagttatttCTCCTCCCTGGCCCGGCACAAGCgcattcacacaggggagaagccacatcagtgctctgagtgtgggaagagattcagttATTCCTCCCTCCTGTTCCAGCACCGGCGCGTCCACACAGGAAAGAAGCCATATCATTGCTctcagtgtgggaagagtttcagttCTTCCTCGTCGCTGGCCagccaccagcgcatccacacgggagagaagccacatcagtgctctgagtgtgggaagagattcatcctatcctccaacctggcccagcacaaacgcattcacacaggggagaagccatatcagtgctctgagtgtgggaagagcttcagttttTCCTCCAACCTGGTCCGGCACCAGcgcgtccacacaggggagaagccatatcggtgctctgagtgtgggaagagcttcagttattcctccGACCTGGCCAAGCACCAGCTCATTCACACAGGGGAGAGGACATaa